One stretch of Drosophila biarmipes strain raj3 unplaced genomic scaffold, RU_DBia_V1.1 ptg000004l, whole genome shotgun sequence DNA includes these proteins:
- the LOC127011642 gene encoding uncharacterized protein LOC127011642 produces the protein MQFAHLINENGRYATMAAAIGITHKLDPVFKRTLFVIQGPSNDRYLIEDLTDHSVSQRRYNVVSIDHKKPWCALIPDFDTNNESYDFSTEDKLSPGKVDMSKIEQYGWQCQRSTTFAACS, from the exons ATGCAGTTCGCCCATCttataaatgaaaatggaagaTATGCTACGATGGCAG CTGCGATAGGAATTACACATAAATTGGATCCAGTTTTTAAAAGGACCTTATTTGTTATCCAAGGTCCTTCTAACGATCGATACTTAATAGAGGACCTTACAGATCATTCAGTTTCTCAACGACGATACAACGTAGTATCCATCGATCACAAAAAGCCTTGGTGTGCTTTAATCCCAGACTTCGATACCAATAATGAAAGCTATGACTTCTCAACAGAAGACAAACTATCGCCAGGAAAG GTCGATATGTCAAAAATAGAGCAGTATGGTTGGCAATGTCAAAGGAGTACGACGTTTGCCGCATGCTCATAA